A window of the Bacteroidetes bacterium SB0662_bin_6 genome harbors these coding sequences:
- a CDS encoding NIPSNAP family containing protein: MMNRRTLLASAAPAALASLAAPHAALGAVTRSTALSPQYYELRRYRLRNVSQQGAFHAFWGDVAVPALNRLGIEPVGAFTVAHGPNGPSVYVLLPHADLASATTVRRRLAEDETYMQAGEGFLKRSMADPSYVRYESSLFKAFDGMPVMETPIDSDGRVFELRVYESQSDEAGIRKIEMFDNGEIPIFREVGLHPVFFGEALVGELLPNLTYMLVFESMAAREEAWAKFIAHPDWRTLSADPYYAETVSAISSYVLRPTGYSQV; encoded by the coding sequence ATGATGAACAGACGTACTTTGCTCGCTTCTGCCGCCCCGGCAGCCCTCGCGTCTCTTGCAGCGCCGCATGCCGCCCTCGGCGCCGTAACGCGCAGCACCGCTCTTTCGCCGCAGTACTACGAATTGCGCCGGTACCGCTTGCGCAACGTGTCCCAGCAGGGCGCGTTTCATGCTTTCTGGGGAGATGTGGCGGTACCCGCGCTGAACCGCCTCGGCATTGAGCCGGTAGGCGCATTCACGGTTGCGCACGGCCCGAATGGCCCTTCGGTGTATGTGCTTCTTCCGCATGCGGACCTTGCATCGGCGACGACGGTGCGCCGGCGCCTTGCAGAGGACGAGACCTACATGCAGGCCGGGGAGGGCTTTCTGAAGCGCTCCATGGCCGATCCCTCCTATGTCCGGTACGAGAGTTCGCTTTTCAAGGCGTTCGACGGCATGCCGGTGATGGAGACGCCGATCGATTCGGACGGCCGGGTCTTCGAACTGCGCGTCTACGAAAGCCAAAGCGACGAGGCCGGGATCCGCAAGATCGAGATGTTCGACAACGGCGAAATCCCGATCTTCCGCGAAGTGGGCCTGCATCCTGTCTTTTTCGGAGAAGCGCTCGTGGGCGAGTTGCTTCCGAACCTCACGTACATGCTGGTTTTCGAGAGCATGGCCGCCAGAGAGGAGGCGTGGGCGAAGTTCATTGCCCATCCGGACTGGAGGACGCTCAGCGCCGATCCGTATTACGCTGAAACCGTATCAGCCATCAGCAGCTACGTGCTTCGCCCGACGGGCTATTCCCAGGTGTAG
- a CDS encoding SMP-30/gluconolactonase/LRE family protein, translating into MILHKNPVLRGASFVLAFILLTVFSIGCQPAAEEEMPAEEPPGPVVLTEVWLLEEGLTHPESVIYDAERSALYVSNISFDGPGSITRVSADGTTVDSMWVTDLNDPKGMAHGGDRLYVTDVNALLEIDLDSGEIMAEHVVEGDEVYLNDVTVGEDGAVYVSDSRYSKVYALQDGAFGVWLEHDNVLVPNGVHVIGDELYIAAADSTAEEPGGARYLQAISFADQRVRALHGTEPEGALDAIEPDGMGGLFVSDWGGGSLLHFRDGEGLTVLLTPGQGTADVEFVADTQMLYVPVMMSHQLIALKVSM; encoded by the coding sequence ATGATATTGCATAAAAATCCTGTTTTACGAGGCGCCTCTTTCGTGCTTGCCTTTATCCTGCTGACCGTGTTCTCCATCGGGTGCCAGCCGGCCGCCGAAGAGGAAATGCCTGCCGAGGAACCGCCTGGACCGGTCGTTCTCACGGAAGTATGGCTCCTCGAAGAGGGGCTTACCCATCCGGAATCGGTCATCTACGATGCGGAACGCAGCGCCTTGTACGTCTCGAATATCAGTTTTGACGGGCCGGGCTCCATAACCAGAGTGTCCGCAGACGGGACGACCGTGGACTCCATGTGGGTGACCGATCTGAATGACCCGAAGGGTATGGCGCATGGAGGGGATCGCCTGTACGTAACGGATGTGAATGCCCTCCTGGAAATCGATCTCGATTCCGGAGAGATTATGGCCGAGCATGTGGTCGAAGGGGACGAGGTCTATCTGAACGATGTGACCGTGGGCGAGGACGGCGCGGTCTACGTCTCCGATTCGCGGTACAGCAAGGTCTATGCGCTGCAGGACGGCGCTTTCGGCGTCTGGCTCGAACACGATAACGTGCTGGTGCCCAACGGCGTCCATGTGATAGGGGACGAGCTATACATTGCCGCCGCCGATTCCACGGCGGAAGAGCCGGGCGGGGCCCGGTACCTGCAAGCGATCTCGTTTGCGGATCAGCGTGTGCGCGCCCTGCATGGAACCGAGCCGGAGGGCGCGCTGGACGCGATCGAGCCGGACGGCATGGGCGGCCTGTTCGTGTCGGATTGGGGCGGCGGCAGCCTGCTGCATTTCCGCGATGGAGAAGGCTTGACCGTATTGCTCACCCCCGGGCAGGGTACCGCCGATGTGGAATTCGTGGCCGATACGCAGATGTTGTACGTGCCCGTGATGATGTCCCACCAACTCATTGCCCTGAAAGTCTCCATGTAG
- a CDS encoding sulfatase, whose amino-acid sequence MTLLFKYPSKTACAATLLTILFAAGRTFAAGTGGPGDIDRDGHASAQPDRPNILWIVGENMALDLGIYGMENVATPNLDGLAREGLRFTNVYSTSPVCAPSRSAFMTGMYQTTIDTHHMRSHRDDDYRLPDGVRPLTHRLADVGYYTANITHIGDREVGTGKLDLNFVNEGPLYDTSDWSKLQSNQPFFAMINTPEAEYDIYDRKSAEKERVPWVGEDWHPQIATPENVNPPPYYPDHPIVREEWARYLNSISGMDVRVGWILEALREEGMADNTIIVFFGDNGRLTARGIHWVWDVGIHVPMIIHWPDGFPAPSQYSPGGVYDGVVSLLDLTATTLWMAGVERPMSMQSLNFFGNRPDPARTYAFSARDRIDETVARLRSVRGPRYHYIRNYYPRDGFPTLNRYKEKCFLVKPLMRQLHEQGLLTGAPARMMEPVPYEELYDTQADPHEIENLVDSGNPEDQAALTAMRAALDAWIADTGDRGIYPEPEYVVAPFEQEMHDWFGTPDWYLEAQQDMTE is encoded by the coding sequence ATGACATTATTGTTTAAATACCCCTCTAAAACTGCTTGTGCGGCAACACTTTTAACCATCCTGTTCGCTGCCGGAAGGACATTCGCTGCCGGAACAGGAGGGCCGGGAGATATCGACCGGGACGGGCACGCCTCCGCGCAGCCGGACCGCCCGAATATCCTCTGGATCGTGGGTGAGAATATGGCGCTCGATCTGGGGATCTACGGGATGGAGAATGTGGCTACGCCGAACCTGGACGGTCTGGCGCGCGAAGGGCTGCGTTTCACGAACGTATACTCGACTTCGCCGGTATGCGCGCCGAGCCGCTCCGCGTTCATGACCGGTATGTACCAGACCACGATCGACACGCACCATATGCGGTCGCACCGGGACGACGACTATCGTTTGCCGGACGGGGTCCGTCCGCTGACCCATCGCCTTGCGGACGTGGGGTATTACACGGCCAACATTACGCACATCGGAGACCGCGAAGTCGGCACCGGCAAGCTCGATCTGAATTTCGTGAACGAAGGTCCTCTGTACGACACCTCCGACTGGTCCAAACTGCAATCGAACCAGCCGTTCTTCGCGATGATCAACACGCCGGAGGCGGAGTACGACATTTACGATCGCAAATCCGCGGAGAAGGAGCGCGTGCCGTGGGTCGGGGAAGACTGGCATCCGCAGATCGCTACGCCTGAGAACGTCAACCCGCCCCCGTATTACCCGGATCATCCGATCGTGCGCGAGGAATGGGCCCGCTATCTCAACTCGATTTCGGGAATGGATGTACGGGTAGGGTGGATTCTTGAGGCGTTGCGGGAAGAGGGGATGGCGGACAATACCATTATCGTGTTTTTCGGGGATAACGGACGGCTTACGGCGCGGGGCATTCATTGGGTGTGGGACGTGGGCATCCATGTGCCGATGATCATCCACTGGCCGGACGGCTTTCCGGCTCCGTCTCAATACAGCCCCGGTGGCGTGTACGACGGGGTGGTCAGCCTGCTCGACCTGACGGCCACGACGCTCTGGATGGCCGGCGTGGAACGTCCCATGAGTATGCAAAGCCTGAACTTTTTCGGAAACCGTCCCGATCCGGCGCGCACGTACGCGTTCAGCGCCCGGGACCGCATCGACGAAACGGTGGCCCGCCTCAGGTCGGTGCGCGGCCCCCGCTACCACTATATCCGGAATTACTACCCCCGCGACGGTTTCCCGACGCTCAACCGGTACAAAGAGAAGTGTTTCCTGGTGAAACCCCTTATGCGCCAGTTGCATGAACAAGGCTTGCTCACCGGGGCGCCCGCCCGGATGATGGAGCCGGTGCCCTACGAGGAATTGTACGACACGCAGGCGGATCCGCACGAAATCGAAAACCTCGTGGACTCCGGGAATCCTGAGGATCAGGCGGCGCTCACCGCCATGCGGGCGGCGCTGGATGCCTGGATCGCCGATACGGGTGACCGGGGCATTTATCCCGAGCCGGAATACGTCGTGGCGCCGTTCGAGCAGGAAATGCACGACTGGTTCGGCACGCCGGATTGGTACCTCGAAGCGCAGCAGGACATGACGGAGTGA
- a CDS encoding esterase family protein has translation MHSDILGGERKYAVYLPPDYHISERSYPVLYLLHGAGDDQTGWIQFGEVRHIADHAISKGKATPMVIIMPDAFTGRLGYFNTADGDWQYEDFFFEELMPHVESTYRIRTEKQYRAVAGLSMGGGGSFMYALHRPDLFSSAAPLSAYVGPSSVEEFNRFRDPQAAALSDEEIMAWIARHNAVELVKTLPAEDIGSVRWYIDCGDDDFLYEGNSLIHIEMSRREIPHEFRIRDGGHSWSYWRESLPEVLGFVSQAFHR, from the coding sequence ATGCACAGCGATATTCTCGGCGGCGAGCGGAAGTATGCTGTGTATCTGCCGCCGGATTACCACATTTCCGAGCGAAGCTATCCCGTACTGTATCTCCTGCACGGAGCCGGAGACGACCAGACCGGCTGGATACAGTTCGGCGAGGTGCGGCATATCGCCGATCATGCGATTTCGAAGGGGAAAGCGACCCCTATGGTCATTATCATGCCGGATGCCTTTACAGGCCGCCTGGGCTACTTCAACACGGCCGACGGGGACTGGCAGTACGAAGATTTCTTCTTCGAGGAGCTGATGCCGCATGTGGAATCGACGTACCGGATCAGAACAGAGAAGCAATACCGCGCCGTAGCGGGTCTTTCGATGGGGGGCGGGGGCAGCTTCATGTATGCTTTGCACCGCCCCGATCTGTTTTCCTCGGCAGCGCCGCTCAGCGCGTATGTGGGGCCGTCCTCCGTGGAGGAATTCAATCGTTTTAGAGATCCCCAGGCAGCGGCGCTGTCCGACGAGGAGATCATGGCCTGGATAGCCCGGCACAATGCCGTCGAACTGGTCAAAACGCTTCCCGCAGAGGATATCGGGAGCGTACGCTGGTACATCGACTGCGGGGACGACGATTTTCTCTACGAGGGGAATTCGCTGATTCACATCGAGATGAGCCGCCGGGAGATTCCCCACGAATTCCGGATCCGGGATGGAGGCCATTCGTGGTCGTATTGGAGAGAATCGCTTCCGGAAGTGCTGGGTTTCGTGTCCCAGGCCTTTCACCGGTAA
- a CDS encoding TIM barrel protein produces MIDRRSFFSLLGAGAAGLYVTGCSPTPEDAPVETTLIERVGLGLFSIPHLLEEDFEGTMRLLADIGYKEIEVYGPYPFSVPAAHEMWAGITPQLGFSTSGYYGMEPEALRSLLDEVGISVPSLHVDLGTLRERIDETGEAVQMLGAGYAGIAAIPEEERTTLDDYRRLADEFNEIGRRGVERGFRFLYHNHGYGLTEMEGSIPMNVMLERIDPSVVSLEMDIYWTVAGGADPIEYLQNWPDHYRLLHIKDMTELVRFEGNGDNPQEWMELFPFMASVGAGVLDISAIVAEASAAGVEHFYVERDLAPDPVDMLQTSYDYLSSIKG; encoded by the coding sequence ATGATCGATCGTCGTTCTTTTTTCAGCCTGCTGGGCGCCGGCGCCGCCGGCTTGTACGTAACAGGATGCTCCCCAACCCCTGAAGATGCCCCTGTGGAAACGACACTCATAGAGCGCGTGGGCCTTGGCCTGTTTTCCATTCCTCATCTTCTGGAGGAGGATTTTGAGGGAACGATGCGTCTTTTGGCCGACATAGGCTACAAGGAAATAGAAGTCTACGGGCCGTACCCGTTCAGCGTGCCCGCCGCGCATGAAATGTGGGCGGGAATCACGCCGCAACTGGGATTCAGCACCAGCGGCTATTACGGCATGGAGCCGGAGGCCCTGCGAAGTCTGCTCGATGAGGTCGGTATCTCCGTGCCGTCGCTGCATGTCGATCTGGGTACACTGCGCGAACGGATCGACGAAACGGGCGAAGCAGTTCAGATGCTCGGCGCCGGCTATGCCGGGATTGCGGCAATCCCGGAAGAGGAGCGCACCACGCTGGATGATTACCGCCGCCTTGCAGACGAATTCAACGAAATCGGGCGGCGCGGCGTCGAACGCGGATTCCGGTTCCTGTACCACAACCACGGTTACGGATTGACGGAGATGGAAGGGTCTATCCCGATGAATGTCATGCTGGAGCGCATCGACCCGTCCGTCGTGTCTCTTGAAATGGACATCTACTGGACCGTGGCCGGTGGGGCCGATCCCATCGAGTACCTGCAGAACTGGCCCGATCATTACCGCCTCTTGCATATCAAGGACATGACCGAACTCGTGCGCTTCGAGGGCAACGGGGACAATCCGCAGGAGTGGATGGAACTCTTTCCGTTCATGGCTTCGGTAGGCGCGGGCGTGCTGGACATTTCCGCTATTGTCGCCGAGGCGAGCGCTGCCGGCGTCGAGCACTTCTATGTCGAGCGGGATCTGGCCCCCGACCCCGTGGATATGCTGCAAACCAGCTACGACTATCTGTCCTCAATCAAAGGCTAA
- a CDS encoding DM13 domain-containing protein — MRHLFRKRPGTLFWICMANALVIILIVIWVLRGDAVNAVNMEQAASVVSESAADIIASGSFTDKGGQETSGAYRIEDTGEGLRLVLSEAFRTDWGPDLHVVLTPTGTPEADNDNVMVTGAHVVDELQSRSGAQTYELEADLDLSPFRSVIIHCIRFTHLYGAAPLALEES, encoded by the coding sequence ATGCGGCATTTATTCAGGAAGCGCCCGGGTACACTGTTTTGGATATGTATGGCCAATGCTTTGGTCATCATCCTGATTGTTATCTGGGTTCTTCGTGGCGATGCTGTGAATGCTGTGAACATGGAACAGGCCGCTTCCGTTGTTTCGGAGTCGGCAGCGGATATCATTGCCTCCGGATCGTTTACGGACAAGGGCGGTCAGGAGACCAGCGGGGCGTACCGGATCGAGGATACCGGCGAGGGGCTCCGCCTCGTGCTGTCGGAAGCGTTCCGGACGGACTGGGGCCCGGACCTGCATGTGGTGCTTACGCCCACCGGCACGCCCGAAGCCGACAACGATAATGTGATGGTGACGGGCGCCCATGTCGTGGATGAATTGCAGTCGAGATCAGGCGCTCAGACCTATGAACTGGAAGCGGACCTCGATCTCAGCCCGTTCCGATCCGTTATCATTCATTGTATCCGATTTACCCACTTGTACGGTGCGGCGCCCCTTGCGCTGGAGGAGAGCTGA
- a CDS encoding Gfo/Idh/MocA family oxidoreductase has protein sequence MDRRHFLAAASTIAILPRHVLGGPGIVPPSDKLNLAGIGAGGMGGNYLQNLSSENIVALADVDDKRAAPTYERFPNARRYRDFRRLLDKEANHIDGVVIGTPDHTHAVAALPSFALGKHVYCAKPLARTIREVRLMTEAARKAGVATQMSTQQNAHDDHRKIAEMIWDGAIGPVREVHIWDNRPIWPQGVDRPAETPPVPDTLDWDLWLGPAPVRPYHPAYVPFTWRGWQDFGTGALGDMGCHHFDPVFRALHLTAPETVHASSTDVNGETWPHASIVHYRFPARGDMPPVRLVWYDGGLKPARPDGLGDHEPMGVPDPGGAYFVGDKGILLTDGTGHNPRLLSVSGMTDVEYEMPEPALPRSIGHYQEWIEACKGGPQAGAHFDYGGPITEAVLLGNIAILSPGKTLRWDAAEMRITNDKEANILLDRTYREGWAL, from the coding sequence ATGGACAGGCGGCATTTTCTGGCGGCTGCATCGACCATTGCCATTCTTCCCCGGCATGTGCTCGGCGGACCGGGTATTGTTCCCCCCAGCGACAAGCTCAACCTTGCCGGGATCGGTGCGGGCGGCATGGGCGGCAACTATTTGCAAAATCTGAGCAGCGAAAACATCGTAGCCCTGGCCGATGTGGACGACAAGCGCGCGGCGCCGACCTACGAGCGTTTTCCGAACGCCCGCCGCTACAGGGATTTCCGCCGCCTGCTCGACAAGGAAGCGAATCACATCGACGGAGTGGTCATCGGTACACCGGACCATACCCATGCCGTCGCCGCGCTTCCCTCGTTTGCTCTGGGCAAGCACGTATACTGCGCAAAACCTCTGGCGAGAACCATTCGCGAAGTGCGCCTCATGACGGAAGCCGCCCGAAAGGCGGGCGTCGCCACTCAGATGAGCACGCAGCAGAATGCGCACGACGATCACCGCAAGATCGCCGAGATGATATGGGACGGCGCCATTGGCCCGGTCCGCGAAGTACATATCTGGGATAACCGCCCGATCTGGCCGCAAGGGGTGGATCGTCCTGCCGAAACGCCGCCGGTTCCCGACACGCTGGACTGGGACCTGTGGCTCGGACCGGCTCCCGTGCGTCCCTATCACCCGGCGTACGTGCCGTTCACCTGGCGCGGCTGGCAGGATTTCGGGACGGGCGCCCTCGGGGACATGGGATGTCACCACTTCGATCCTGTGTTTCGCGCCCTGCATCTTACGGCTCCGGAGACGGTGCATGCCAGTTCTACAGACGTGAACGGGGAAACCTGGCCACATGCCTCTATCGTGCATTACCGATTCCCTGCGCGGGGCGATATGCCTCCCGTTCGCCTTGTCTGGTACGACGGAGGATTGAAACCTGCGCGTCCGGACGGCCTTGGCGACCACGAACCGATGGGCGTGCCCGATCCCGGCGGCGCCTATTTCGTCGGGGACAAGGGGATTCTGCTCACCGACGGAACAGGGCATAACCCGCGGCTGCTTTCCGTTTCCGGCATGACGGATGTCGAGTACGAGATGCCCGAGCCGGCGCTCCCGCGTTCGATCGGCCATTACCAGGAATGGATCGAAGCCTGCAAGGGAGGTCCGCAGGCCGGCGCCCATTTCGACTACGGCGGCCCCATCACGGAAGCCGTGCTGCTCGGTAACATCGCTATCCTGTCTCCCGGCAAGACATTGCGCTGGGACGCCGCAGAGATGCGGATCACGAACGACAAGGAAGCGAATATTCTCCTTGATCGGACGTACAGGGAAGGATGGGCGTTGTAG
- a CDS encoding 2-hydroxyhepta-2,4-diene-1,7-dioate isomerase, whose amino-acid sequence MTEPVAQEGIIRLYLCTDGPLVEANGRFFSIRDAGWDDLFNDPALGERLTQYTRNALETEPPRPDDLLAPIGHQEVWAAGVTYWRSRTARMAESEETADAYDRVYTAARPEIFFKATPHRVAGPCQAVRIRRDTRWSVPEPELAVAVNAAGKAFGYAIGNDMSARDIEGENPLYLPQAKVYDQCCGLGPCILVSEEPPGPDTSIRLVVERSGAVAFEGATTLGKLRRSIEELVSWLLLDNSFPDGCFLLTGTGIVPPDDFTLTSGDRIRIAIDSIGALENYVVQDAA is encoded by the coding sequence ATGACTGAACCTGTTGCCCAGGAAGGAATTATCAGGTTATATCTGTGTACGGACGGCCCGCTTGTCGAAGCAAACGGACGCTTCTTTTCTATCCGGGATGCCGGCTGGGATGACCTCTTCAACGATCCTGCGCTGGGCGAGCGGCTCACGCAGTACACGCGCAATGCTCTGGAAACCGAACCGCCTCGCCCGGATGACCTCCTCGCCCCCATCGGGCATCAGGAAGTCTGGGCCGCCGGGGTAACCTACTGGCGCAGCAGGACCGCCCGCATGGCGGAATCCGAAGAGACCGCCGACGCCTATGACCGGGTGTACACCGCAGCGCGCCCTGAGATTTTCTTCAAGGCGACGCCGCACCGGGTGGCGGGCCCCTGCCAGGCCGTGCGGATCCGCCGGGATACCCGCTGGAGCGTACCGGAGCCGGAACTGGCCGTGGCCGTCAATGCAGCGGGGAAGGCGTTCGGATACGCCATTGGCAACGACATGAGCGCACGAGACATCGAGGGAGAGAACCCGCTGTACCTGCCACAGGCGAAGGTGTACGACCAGTGCTGCGGACTGGGACCGTGCATTCTCGTTTCCGAGGAGCCGCCCGGGCCGGATACGTCGATCCGGCTGGTCGTGGAACGCAGCGGCGCCGTCGCCTTCGAGGGCGCCACGACGCTCGGGAAACTGCGGCGATCCATCGAGGAACTGGTTTCCTGGCTGCTTCTCGACAATTCCTTCCCGGACGGTTGTTTCCTGCTTACCGGCACCGGCATCGTGCCGCCCGACGATTTCACCCTGACATCGGGGGATCGCATCCGGATCGCTATCGACTCCATCGGAGCACTGGAGAATTACGTCGTACAGGACGCGGCATAG
- a CDS encoding type IIA DNA topoisomerase subunit B: protein MRQVRTYTGADIQVLEGLDPVRKRPGMYVGGTGTAGLHHLLWEIVDNAVDEATNGYASHIEVTLHEDGRSVTVSDNGRGIPVDTHPSKNISALELIMTTLHAGGKFDQTNYIASGGLHGVGASVVNALSEEMTVTVRRDGAVWEQRYARGAPLCAVHKVRENGRGTGTSIHFRPDPDIFESVAFDAEAIGQSLEVKTYLNAALCIVFRNGITGVRREYRHEGGISEFLTERVKGLGERSVHEEQFLVRQQGMTDGARVEVALQWTEAPREHVRSFVNGIPTGEGGTHEQGFRDAVRSAVRAYMETHDLLPKNLDISADDIREGLVAILNLFMIEPQFQGQTKEKLNNPGARSVVAGAMRLELERFLNAHPTTGEAIAARVIQSAKARHASRTAARDVRRKTSISHRLNLPGKLADCASTDPSRSELFIVEGDSAGGSAKQGRDRAFQAVLPLRGKVLNAEQHAANKVRENKELSNVVKALGCGMGDEIDLDRLRYHKVILLMDADSDGHHIATLLLTFFYRYMRPLITEGFAYIAQPPLYRLDAGKDTWWALDEADKDRILREIERKEKGRRNVMVQRFKGLGEMMPATLRETTLDPGKRMLLQVRINEEERLGTERTISDLMGKDASARFRFIMNHAADADALDV, encoded by the coding sequence ATGAGGCAAGTGCGGACATATACAGGTGCCGATATCCAGGTCCTCGAGGGGCTGGACCCGGTGCGCAAGCGGCCCGGAATGTACGTGGGCGGCACGGGCACGGCGGGCCTGCATCATTTGCTGTGGGAAATCGTGGACAACGCAGTGGACGAGGCCACCAACGGCTACGCATCCCACATCGAGGTGACGCTCCACGAGGACGGGCGCAGCGTTACCGTGTCGGACAACGGGCGGGGCATCCCGGTAGACACGCATCCCTCGAAAAACATCTCCGCCCTCGAGCTCATCATGACGACCCTGCATGCGGGCGGCAAGTTCGACCAGACGAATTACATCGCGTCCGGGGGGCTCCACGGCGTAGGCGCCTCGGTCGTGAATGCCCTGTCGGAGGAAATGACCGTGACGGTCCGTCGCGACGGCGCGGTCTGGGAGCAGCGCTACGCGCGCGGCGCCCCGCTTTGCGCGGTACACAAGGTGCGGGAAAACGGCAGGGGAACCGGCACATCGATCCATTTTCGACCCGATCCGGACATTTTCGAATCCGTGGCGTTCGACGCCGAGGCCATCGGCCAAAGCCTTGAAGTAAAGACGTACCTGAACGCCGCGCTGTGCATCGTATTCAGGAACGGAATTACCGGCGTTCGCCGCGAATACCGCCACGAGGGGGGGATTTCGGAATTTCTGACCGAACGGGTGAAAGGATTGGGCGAGCGGTCCGTGCATGAGGAACAGTTTCTGGTACGCCAGCAAGGCATGACGGACGGCGCCCGCGTGGAGGTGGCGCTGCAGTGGACGGAGGCGCCCCGCGAGCATGTCCGCTCCTTCGTCAACGGCATTCCCACCGGGGAAGGAGGCACCCATGAGCAGGGCTTCCGCGATGCGGTGCGCAGCGCCGTGCGCGCCTACATGGAAACGCACGACCTGCTGCCCAAGAACCTCGACATTTCGGCGGACGATATCCGGGAGGGGCTCGTTGCGATCCTGAATCTGTTCATGATCGAACCGCAGTTTCAGGGGCAGACCAAGGAAAAACTGAACAACCCCGGCGCCCGCTCGGTCGTTGCCGGGGCCATGCGCCTCGAACTGGAGCGCTTTCTGAATGCGCACCCCACGACGGGGGAGGCCATTGCCGCGCGGGTCATACAGTCCGCGAAGGCCCGTCACGCCTCGCGCACCGCCGCCCGCGATGTCCGCCGCAAGACAAGCATCAGCCACCGGCTCAATCTGCCCGGCAAACTGGCGGACTGCGCCTCGACGGATCCGTCCAGAAGCGAATTGTTCATTGTGGAGGGGGACTCCGCCGGGGGATCGGCCAAGCAGGGGAGGGACCGCGCCTTTCAGGCCGTGCTGCCGCTGCGCGGCAAGGTGCTCAATGCGGAGCAGCACGCGGCGAACAAGGTGCGGGAAAACAAGGAACTCTCGAACGTGGTCAAGGCGCTGGGCTGCGGCATGGGGGATGAGATCGATCTGGACCGCCTCCGGTATCACAAGGTCATCCTGCTCATGGACGCGGATTCCGACGGGCACCACATCGCTACGTTGCTCCTGACGTTTTTCTACCGGTACATGCGGCCGCTCATCACGGAGGGGTTCGCGTACATCGCGCAGCCCCCGCTGTACAGGCTGGATGCAGGCAAGGACACCTGGTGGGCGCTTGACGAGGCGGATAAGGATCGCATCCTGCGCGAGATCGAGCGGAAAGAGAAAGGCCGCCGCAACGTCATGGTGCAGCGCTTCAAGGGGCTCGGGGAGATGATGCCCGCCACGCTCCGGGAAACGACTCTGGACCCCGGGAAACGTATGCTTTTGCAGGTGCGCATTAACGAGGAGGAGCGCCTGGGCACCGAGCGCACGATCTCGGACCTCATGGGCAAGGACGCCTCCGCGCGGTTCCGTTTCATCATGAACCACGCCGCGGATGCGGACGCGCTGGATGTCTGA